The sequence AGACTCTACATTCAACAGCTCTTTTTTTACACAGATTGAGTACTGAAGGATTTCACATGAGATTTCCCCTTCTCAATCTGAACCTTCACCTGTTCAAACCCGGTACCACCATAAGACTTTCTTCTTTCAACCGCCGAATATGGAGTCAAAATCGAATAAATATCTTCTTCAATCAATGAAGAAAACTCACCATACTCCTCCAAAGAAACATCCTTCAGATAGCAGCCTTTTTCAATACAATAGAGAACCAGCTTACCGACGATTTCGTGGGCTTGTCTGAACGGAATCCCTTTCGTCGCCAAGTAATCGGCAAGTTCCGTCGCGTTGGAAAAGTCGTTCCCTACCGCTTTCTCCATTTGTTTCGTGTTCACTTTCATCGTAGAGATCATTCCAGTGAAAATCTTCAGGGATCCCACCACCGTTTTAACGGTATCAAACATACCTTCTTTGTCTTCCTGCATGTCCTTGTTGTATGCAAGAGGCAAGCCTTTTAAAACGGTAAGAAGGGAAATAAGATTCCCATTCACTCTTCCTGTCTTCCCTCTGACAAGCTCCGCCATATCAGGGTTCTTCTTTTGAGGCATGATGCTGCTTCCAGTCGTAAAGCTGTCATCTAGCTCGATGAAGCGAAATTCTTCTGTGGACCAAAGGATCATCTCTTCAGCCAGACGGGATAGATGGGTCATCAGAATCGAGCTGTTGCTCAGGAATTCCAGGATGAAATCACGATCACTTACGGCGTCCAGACTGTTTTCATAGCATGCCCCAAAGCCAAGCAGCTCGGCTGAAAATTCCCGGTCAATCGGGAATGTCGTCCCAGCCAGTGCCCCTGCGCCTAATGGGGATATGTCGATTCTTTTAAGAGAGTCAACAAGTCGTTCCTTATCCCGGTTAATCATCCAGAAATAACACATAAGGTGATGGGCGAAGGAAATCGGCTGGGCACGCTGAAGATGAGTATACCCAGGTATGATCGTTTCAACATTTTCTTCGGCCTGAACAATGATTGCCTGCTGAAGATCCTCAACTAGTGTAACGATTTCCTCAACGCGTCTCTTTAGAAATAGGTGCATGTCGGTCGCGATCTGGTCATTACGACTTCTACCTGTATGAAGCTTACCGCCGACCTCTCCGATCAGATCAATCAGCTGCTTCTCCAAATTCAGGTGAATATCTTCATACTCGACAGAAAACTGAAGTTCATTCTTTTCGGCCTTTTCGTAGAGTACATGAAGTCCGTCCAGGATTTGATCTGCTTCACTGTCAGTCAGGATCCCGCATTTTTTCAACATTTTTACATGGGCGATGCTGCCTTCAATATCTTCTAGAACGAGCTCCTGATCGAAAGAGATGGATGCGTTGAATTCATCCACCCACTCTTCCGGCTTCTTGGTGAAACGTCCTCCCCAGAGCTTGCTCATAGAGTCACTTTCTCCTTCTTTTCAGCATTGACCATTGCTGAAACCTTTGTCGGCAGACCCCATAATTGAATGAATCCAACGGCAGCATCATGGTCGAATTCATCCGCTTTTGTGTAAGTCGCAAGTTTCTCATCATATAAAGAATTCGGTGATTTTCTTCCTTCCACGATCGCATGCCCCTTGAATAATTTCACACGTGCGACACCATTCACATACACCTGCGTTTGATCAAGGAATGCTTTCAGTGCTTTATTCAGTGGGGAAAACCATAATCCTTCATAAATCAATTCCGTCATTTTCTTCTCGATCACAGGTTTAAAATGAGCAAGCTCTTTCACAAGCGTGAGATCTTCCAGCTCCTTATGAGCTTTTAACAGCGTGACGGCTGCTGGACATTCGTACACTTCACGGGACTTGATCCCGACCAGGCGATTCTCCACATGGTCGATACGTCCGACCCCATGCTTACCAGCGATGACATTCAGTTTGGAAATGATCTCATGAAGTGGATATGCGACGTGATCTAATTCAACAGGTACTCCATGCGAGAATGTAATCTCGACCACATCCGCTTCGTTTGGTGATTGTTCGATACTGGACGTTAAATCATAGGCATCCTCTGGAGGAGCGGCCCACGGATCTTCAAGAACTCCACACTCATTGCTTCTTCCCCATAAATTCTGGTCGATGCTATAAGGGGAATCAAGATTGATTGGAATAGGAATCCCTTTATCCTTCGCATATTCAATCTCCTCTTCACGTGACCATTTCCATTCACGAACCGGTGCAATCACTTCTAAGGAAGGATTCAATGCAGCGATGGATACTTCAAATCTCACTTGGTCATTCCCTTT is a genomic window of Rossellomorea sp. y25 containing:
- the argH gene encoding argininosuccinate lyase, with product MSKLWGGRFTKKPEEWVDEFNASISFDQELVLEDIEGSIAHVKMLKKCGILTDSEADQILDGLHVLYEKAEKNELQFSVEYEDIHLNLEKQLIDLIGEVGGKLHTGRSRNDQIATDMHLFLKRRVEEIVTLVEDLQQAIIVQAEENVETIIPGYTHLQRAQPISFAHHLMCYFWMINRDKERLVDSLKRIDISPLGAGALAGTTFPIDREFSAELLGFGACYENSLDAVSDRDFILEFLSNSSILMTHLSRLAEEMILWSTEEFRFIELDDSFTTGSSIMPQKKNPDMAELVRGKTGRVNGNLISLLTVLKGLPLAYNKDMQEDKEGMFDTVKTVVGSLKIFTGMISTMKVNTKQMEKAVGNDFSNATELADYLATKGIPFRQAHEIVGKLVLYCIEKGCYLKDVSLEEYGEFSSLIEEDIYSILTPYSAVERRKSYGGTGFEQVKVQIEKGKSHVKSFSTQSV
- a CDS encoding argininosuccinate synthase, which encodes MNKKVVLAYSGGLDTSVAVQWLKEKGYEVIACCLDVGEGKDLDFVQAKALKVGASKSYVIDAKEEFANEYALLALQSHALYEGKYPLVSALSRPLIAKKLVEIAEQENATAVAHGCTGKGNDQVRFEVSIAALNPSLEVIAPVREWKWSREEEIEYAKDKGIPIPINLDSPYSIDQNLWGRSNECGVLEDPWAAPPEDAYDLTSSIEQSPNEADVVEITFSHGVPVELDHVAYPLHEIISKLNVIAGKHGVGRIDHVENRLVGIKSREVYECPAAVTLLKAHKELEDLTLVKELAHFKPVIEKKMTELIYEGLWFSPLNKALKAFLDQTQVYVNGVARVKLFKGHAIVEGRKSPNSLYDEKLATYTKADEFDHDAAVGFIQLWGLPTKVSAMVNAEKKEKVTL